One Sporomusaceae bacterium FL31 DNA window includes the following coding sequences:
- a CDS encoding MFS transporter, with amino-acid sequence MRNARDINKQVSRDVAMNILNNAEYGVLSTVDKAGQPYGVPLNYIVLNDAIYLHCALEGHKLDNISDNNRVSFTVIGYSEIVPAAFTAKYESVVVFGKANLADEPEKVKILKKFIQRYSPEFQEKGMKVIDAFKDKCTVIRIEIEHISGMRKK; translated from the coding sequence ATGAGAAATGCCAGAGATATTAATAAGCAAGTAAGCCGCGATGTGGCTATGAATATCTTAAATAATGCTGAATACGGGGTGCTTTCTACAGTTGATAAAGCAGGGCAACCTTATGGTGTGCCGTTAAACTATATCGTTCTAAATGATGCAATTTATTTGCACTGTGCTCTTGAGGGGCATAAACTGGACAATATTTCTGATAATAATAGAGTTAGTTTCACCGTCATTGGCTATTCAGAGATAGTGCCTGCGGCATTTACGGCGAAGTATGAAAGTGTTGTTGTATTTGGAAAAGCTAATCTGGCGGATGAGCCGGAAAAAGTGAAAATACTAAAAAAATTCATACAAAGATATAGTCCGGAATTTCAGGAAAAAGGTATGAAAGTAATTGACGCATTTAAAGATAAATGCACAGTAATTAGAATTGAGATAGAGCATATTAGCGGTATGCGAAAGAAATGA
- a CDS encoding transcriptional regulator, which translates to MKKIQLCPIEETVNLIGHKWKVLILRNLLSESPQRFSDLLRGINGISQKMLTQQLRQMEQDGLIFRKVYPEVPPRVEYSLSAVGWSLQPILESISVWGKNYLVTKGMDQDKFIDD; encoded by the coding sequence ATGAAAAAAATTCAACTTTGCCCTATAGAAGAAACGGTCAATCTAATAGGTCACAAATGGAAAGTCCTTATCTTAAGAAACCTGCTGAGCGAAAGTCCTCAGCGCTTTAGCGATCTTCTTCGGGGTATTAACGGGATAAGTCAGAAGATGCTGACTCAGCAACTTCGTCAGATGGAGCAAGATGGCCTTATTTTTCGAAAGGTCTATCCAGAAGTTCCCCCTAGGGTTGAGTATTCTTTATCTGCAGTCGGCTGGAGCCTGCAGCCTATTTTAGAATCAATCAGCGTTTGGGGGAAAAACTATTTAGTAACAAAAGGTATGGATCAAGATAAGTTCATTGATGATTAA
- a CDS encoding cupin, protein MKKINIDALLEFSLEKSVRKALGHEGSKLDVGLLLYAPGQTTPEHTHQDMDEVFYIVEGSGRLTIDGEEFVLKEKDIILSPRGEGHGFYNTSSKNLIVLQIKIF, encoded by the coding sequence GTGAAAAAGATAAACATTGATGCCTTGTTAGAGTTTTCTCTAGAAAAATCAGTGCGTAAAGCATTGGGGCATGAAGGTAGTAAACTTGATGTCGGTTTGTTATTATATGCACCGGGGCAGACTACACCCGAACACACCCATCAAGATATGGATGAAGTATTTTATATTGTAGAGGGGAGCGGTCGATTAACGATTGATGGTGAAGAGTTTGTATTGAAAGAGAAAGATATTATCCTTTCGCCAAGAGGTGAGGGGCATGGTTTTTATAATACGAGTTCAAAGAATCTAATCGTATTGCAGATTAAAATCTTTTAA
- a CDS encoding methyltransferase translates to MTEFWESSFIEKQTMWGFEPSDSAILTKDFFLEKNVKDLLIPGIGYGRNAKVFIDNGMNVTGIEISKTAINLARQNGIDINIYQGSVTEMPFENKLYDGIFCYALIHLLNNNERKKFIKDCYSQLKPNGYMIFTTISKEAPMFGKGKQLGKDYFEVMEGVKMFFYDSDSIQQEFGEYGLRGTSEIVEPHKDAENKPPFKFLMVTCQKN, encoded by the coding sequence ATGACAGAATTCTGGGAGTCCAGTTTTATAGAAAAACAAACAATGTGGGGGTTTGAACCTTCAGACTCGGCAATCTTAACAAAAGACTTTTTTCTTGAAAAGAACGTCAAGGACCTATTAATACCGGGTATTGGATATGGCAGAAATGCAAAGGTTTTTATTGACAACGGAATGAATGTAACAGGTATTGAAATTTCAAAAACAGCAATTAATTTGGCAAGACAAAATGGCATTGATATTAATATCTATCAGGGGTCAGTAACTGAAATGCCCTTTGAGAATAAACTTTATGACGGTATATTTTGCTACGCACTGATTCACTTATTAAATAATAACGAAAGAAAGAAATTTATTAAAGATTGCTATAGCCAGTTAAAACCAAACGGATACATGATTTTTACCACGATTTCAAAAGAAGCCCCGATGTTTGGAAAGGGCAAGCAATTGGGTAAAGATTATTTTGAGGTAATGGAAGGGGTAAAAATGTTTTTTTATGATTCTGACTCGATACAGCAAGAATTTGGGGAATATGGACTGAGAGGAACTTCGGAAATTGTTGAGCCGCATAAGGATGCGGAAAATAAACCTCCATTTAAATTTTTAATGGTAACATGTCAAAAAAATTAA
- a CDS encoding methyl-accepting chemotaxis protein: MILNFSQSIKKKLISMIIIAVVVGLAISSFLIYRAAKGALAGSTEQAVKSLAVSSGQATGLWLEERKLYISTLASNPLLKTGDREAIWQYLASEMVRMKLFETLWVADEKGDYYSSTRDSEGAIIRTGSNISDRPYFPDVMKGKAIISDPVISKVSGNPVVVVAVPIKQDGRVVGIMGGSMSLGELIQRISTIKVAESGYAFLTQGDGLAIVHPDKGVNMKMNLLQDKSSDANLQGAIAQAVQGNEGIARYIWNGVEKYAGYAAVPGTDWSLVISVPVAEVNEQLNMITRISMLTPLVVAIIIIIVTSLFLSRLILRPIDNLRNLMSRVETGDFTVRGEIHSEDEIGALTRAVNKTLDMLNIMVGDIRDTTNHLNNSSAGLIDISTTLAANSQEMSAKICTVSATVEEISAGIEETASSSEEVSHGVDAVANLAQQMSDASHGVARTAEAIADEVMQVSTVVEGISQSISRVANSAGNVSSSIDDISRAVQTINQSFNGVSQSCERSIGITVEAEEQSKETTAIIQKLSATSKQINRVVEIIRNIAEQTNMLALNATIEAAGAGEAGKGFAVVAAEVKELARRTADETRHIALQIEEMHNDMSEAVTAVGKIAAVISETKDITRMIASAVSAQSQSVSDISGAMAVGVKQVTAISGEISEISAHAEQVSRGATEASNGVKAVFEATTEISVKSVEVAGSADKMASVMSNIALATKEIAQGIQEITQSMQEADAATADTAGRATQTSEAAHQMGEVANRLEILVEKFKS; the protein is encoded by the coding sequence GTGATTCTTAATTTTTCTCAAAGCATCAAAAAAAAGTTAATTAGTATGATTATCATTGCCGTAGTCGTTGGTTTGGCTATTTCATCTTTTTTGATCTATCGGGCGGCCAAGGGGGCGCTTGCAGGCAGTACGGAGCAAGCGGTTAAGTCTTTGGCTGTCAGTTCGGGCCAGGCGACTGGATTATGGCTGGAGGAGCGGAAGCTGTACATTTCCACTTTGGCCAGCAATCCTCTGTTAAAGACAGGGGATCGTGAGGCCATATGGCAGTATCTGGCCAGTGAAATGGTGCGGATGAAGCTGTTTGAAACATTGTGGGTTGCTGACGAAAAGGGCGATTATTATTCCAGTACCCGAGACAGCGAGGGTGCAATCATCAGGACTGGCTCCAACATAAGCGACCGTCCCTATTTTCCTGATGTAATGAAAGGCAAGGCCATTATTTCTGACCCGGTGATTTCCAAGGTTTCTGGCAATCCTGTTGTAGTGGTGGCCGTACCCATCAAGCAGGACGGGCGAGTCGTCGGCATTATGGGCGGAAGCATGAGCCTTGGGGAACTGATTCAGCGGATTTCCACGATCAAGGTGGCCGAGTCCGGCTATGCGTTTCTGACCCAGGGAGACGGTCTGGCGATTGTGCATCCGGACAAAGGTGTCAATATGAAGATGAATTTACTGCAGGATAAGAGCAGTGATGCGAATTTGCAGGGCGCAATTGCTCAGGCTGTCCAAGGGAATGAGGGCATTGCGCGATACATATGGAATGGCGTGGAAAAGTATGCCGGTTACGCGGCAGTGCCAGGAACCGACTGGAGTCTGGTTATCTCAGTACCGGTGGCAGAAGTCAACGAGCAGCTTAATATGATAACCCGGATTTCCATGCTGACCCCACTTGTGGTTGCTATCATTATCATTATTGTTACCAGCTTATTCCTGTCACGGCTTATTTTGCGGCCTATCGACAATCTGCGAAATCTAATGAGCCGGGTCGAAACCGGCGACTTTACCGTGAGAGGCGAAATTCATTCAGAAGATGAAATTGGCGCCCTGACTAGGGCGGTGAATAAAACGCTTGATATGCTGAACATCATGGTCGGGGATATCCGGGATACGACCAATCATCTGAATAATTCTTCTGCTGGTCTTATTGATATTTCCACGACGTTAGCCGCTAACAGCCAGGAAATGAGCGCGAAAATATGCACGGTTAGCGCAACTGTTGAAGAAATTTCCGCAGGCATTGAAGAAACCGCCAGCTCCAGCGAAGAAGTCAGTCATGGCGTGGATGCTGTGGCCAATCTGGCGCAACAGATGTCGGATGCTTCTCATGGAGTGGCCCGGACGGCAGAAGCGATTGCTGACGAGGTTATGCAGGTCAGTACTGTGGTGGAAGGCATATCTCAGAGCATCAGCCGTGTGGCAAACTCCGCTGGTAATGTCTCATCTTCTATCGACGACATATCTCGCGCAGTACAGACGATTAACCAGTCGTTTAACGGAGTCAGCCAGAGTTGTGAGCGGTCTATCGGTATTACGGTGGAGGCGGAGGAGCAGTCCAAGGAAACGACGGCGATTATTCAGAAACTGAGCGCAACCTCCAAACAGATCAACCGGGTGGTGGAAATTATCCGGAATATTGCTGAACAGACCAATATGCTGGCCTTGAACGCGACGATTGAAGCGGCTGGGGCCGGTGAAGCTGGCAAGGGGTTTGCTGTGGTTGCGGCGGAGGTCAAAGAACTTGCAAGGCGAACCGCGGACGAAACGCGCCATATCGCCCTGCAAATCGAAGAAATGCATAATGACATGTCCGAGGCAGTAACGGCAGTTGGCAAAATTGCTGCGGTTATCTCGGAGACTAAAGATATTACCCGGATGATTGCTTCCGCCGTTTCCGCGCAATCCCAAAGTGTGAGCGATATTTCTGGCGCAATGGCGGTGGGCGTGAAGCAGGTTACTGCTATTAGCGGCGAAATTAGTGAAATTTCTGCCCATGCAGAGCAAGTTTCCCGCGGGGCAACCGAAGCTTCAAATGGAGTTAAGGCAGTATTTGAAGCGACGACGGAAATTTCGGTGAAATCAGTTGAAGTAGCAGGCAGTGCCGATAAAATGGCTTCGGTGATGAGCAACATTGCCTTGGCCACCAAGGAAATTGCCCAGGGAATTCAGGAAATTACCCAAAGCATGCAGGAGGCTGACGCCGCTACCGCAGATACCGCCGGCAGAGCCACTCAGACAAGCGAGGCGGCGCATCAAATGGGAGAAGTGGCCAACCGGCTAGAGATTTTGGTTGAGAAGTTCAAATCGTAA
- a CDS encoding diguanylate cyclase response regulator — translation MPRILIVDDSPLNLKIISRLLGDDYEAIVAENGQTAIDIATQTPPDLILLDVLMPGMDGLAVCKFLKNQSSTAEIPIIFITVVSDSKDIVKAFEAGGQDYITKPFCSLELRARIKTHLDLKASREVLQVYAKQLEGKNRELSETLVKLEAMATTDYLTNIPNRRYVMGWLHHEVMRLQRNPGTMAIILADIKHFKRINDTFGHDCGDYVLKEIAKIMRGNIRDQDVIARWGGDEFLLVLPVTDLAGAHIAAEKIKLALEAAKFCYEESKLALTVTFGVVQFDPQLDIDANIRRADEALYQQKGACRHPM, via the coding sequence ATGCCGAGGATTTTAATTGTTGACGACAGCCCGCTTAATTTAAAAATTATCAGCAGGCTCCTAGGAGATGACTACGAGGCGATTGTTGCCGAAAACGGGCAAACGGCAATAGACATTGCGACACAAACTCCTCCTGATTTAATTTTGCTGGATGTGCTAATGCCGGGGATGGACGGCTTGGCTGTCTGCAAATTTCTTAAGAATCAGTCGTCTACTGCCGAAATCCCCATAATTTTTATCACTGTCGTTTCGGATTCGAAGGATATAGTAAAGGCATTTGAAGCAGGGGGACAAGATTATATTACAAAGCCATTTTGTTCCCTGGAGCTGCGCGCCCGGATTAAAACCCATTTGGATTTGAAAGCCTCCAGGGAGGTTTTGCAAGTCTACGCTAAACAACTGGAGGGAAAAAACCGGGAACTGAGTGAAACGCTGGTAAAGCTGGAGGCCATGGCCACAACGGATTATTTGACCAATATCCCTAACCGCCGCTATGTAATGGGTTGGTTGCATCATGAAGTTATGAGACTACAACGAAATCCGGGAACTATGGCCATTATTTTGGCTGATATTAAACACTTTAAGCGGATTAACGATACCTTTGGTCATGACTGCGGCGATTACGTGTTGAAAGAGATTGCAAAAATCATGCGAGGCAATATCAGAGATCAGGATGTAATTGCAAGGTGGGGCGGCGATGAATTTCTGTTGGTGCTGCCGGTTACCGATCTTGCGGGAGCTCACATCGCGGCGGAAAAGATAAAGTTAGCGCTGGAGGCTGCGAAGTTCTGTTATGAGGAAAGTAAATTGGCGCTGACAGTGACTTTTGGCGTGGTGCAATTTGATCCTCAGTTGGATATTGATGCGAACATAAGGCGGGCGGATGAAGCCCTATATCAACAAAAAGGGGCTTGCAGACACCCAATGTAG
- the cheY_4 gene encoding response regulator, with protein sequence MARILIVDDSAVARKSLREIVTSLAHTVVGEAENGTQAFVEYTRLKPDIVTMDLTMQGMSGAETTSKLIATFPEARIIVISAMEERRVVLDALERGARHFIIKPINQEKVASVLTNVLQQAFDKHKHRELVRKMKGMGDPASVRPENVYMPPHQIMRDGSLTIVKVNANLTMTSCRSLAIEMEEYLTGEPKMLFDFGVTAGFDKKVLAEVDKLIRKIEEGPGILKAVSRNSEFVDLVNTTAEAPALAAIIRYLPN encoded by the coding sequence GTGGCACGTATTCTTATTGTAGATGATTCTGCTGTGGCGCGGAAAAGCCTGAGGGAAATAGTGACCTCGCTGGCACACACGGTAGTGGGGGAAGCGGAGAACGGGACGCAAGCTTTTGTCGAGTACACCCGGCTTAAGCCTGATATAGTGACAATGGATTTGACTATGCAAGGGATGTCGGGAGCCGAAACCACGTCGAAGCTCATAGCCACCTTTCCTGAAGCGCGGATTATTGTTATTAGTGCGATGGAAGAGAGACGGGTAGTCCTGGACGCGCTGGAACGCGGTGCCCGTCATTTTATTATTAAGCCGATTAACCAGGAAAAGGTTGCTTCTGTATTAACCAATGTCCTGCAGCAAGCGTTTGATAAGCATAAGCACCGGGAACTTGTCCGCAAGATGAAGGGTATGGGGGATCCGGCTTCGGTACGGCCAGAAAACGTATACATGCCGCCTCATCAGATTATGCGGGATGGTAGCTTGACGATCGTCAAGGTTAACGCTAATTTGACGATGACCAGTTGCCGGTCTCTGGCTATTGAGATGGAAGAATATCTGACAGGCGAACCGAAGATGCTGTTTGATTTTGGCGTTACTGCCGGTTTCGATAAAAAGGTTTTAGCCGAAGTCGACAAGCTTATACGGAAAATTGAGGAGGGGCCTGGAATATTGAAGGCTGTTTCGCGCAATTCGGAGTTTGTCGATTTAGTAAACACAACAGCGGAGGCGCCTGCTTTGGCGGCGATTATCCGTTATTTGCCTAACTAA
- the katG gene encoding catalase-peroxidase, producing MGTEKKCPVTGRSSKQGVSGGMSNRDWWPNQLNLKVLHQHSTLSNPMGEAFNYAEEFKSLDLDAVKKDLYALMTDSQDWWPADYGHYGPLFIRMAWHSAGTYRMGDGRGGAGNGTQRFAPLNSWPDNVNLDKARRLLWPIKQKYGRKISWADLMILAGNCALESMGLKTFGFGGGRVDVWEPEEDIYWGTEGEWLGDQRYSGDRDLENPLAAVQMGLIYVNPEGPNGNPDPVASGRDVRDTFARMAMNDEETVALVAGGHTFGKCHGAGPATHVGPEPEAAGIEEQGLGWKNSFGGGKGGHTIGSGIEGAWKPNPTTWDMGYLNVLFKYEWELVKSPAGAHQWLAKDVAEEDMVVDAHDPSKKHRPMMTTADLSLRYDPVYAPIARRYQQNPDQFADAFARAWFKLTHRDMGPRSRYLGPEVPAEELIWQDPIPAVTYELIDEQDIAALKGKILASGLSVSQLVSTAWASASTFRGSDKRGGANGARIRLAPQKDWAVNEPDKLKTVLQTLEEIQNQFNSAQSGGKRVSLADLIVLGGCAGIEQAAKNAGYEITVPFIPGRTDASQEQTEAGTFTVLEPVADGFRNYVKTKYAVPVEELLLDRAQLLTLTAPELTVLLGGLRVLNTNYGQSQHGVFTKRTEALTTDFFVNLLDMNTAWKASADSADVFEGRDRTTGELKWTGSRVDLVFGSNSQLRAFAEVYGCQDSQEKFLHDFVAVWNKVMNLDRFDL from the coding sequence ATGGGTACTGAAAAAAAGTGTCCGGTAACGGGCAGATCTAGCAAACAAGGAGTCAGCGGTGGAATGTCAAACCGGGACTGGTGGCCAAACCAGTTGAACCTTAAGGTTTTGCATCAGCATTCTACATTATCCAATCCGATGGGTGAGGCTTTCAACTACGCTGAAGAATTCAAGAGCCTTGATCTTGATGCCGTAAAGAAAGATCTGTATGCGCTGATGACTGACTCACAGGATTGGTGGCCTGCCGATTATGGTCATTATGGACCACTTTTCATTCGGATGGCGTGGCACAGCGCCGGTACATACCGCATGGGTGATGGACGCGGCGGCGCAGGAAATGGAACCCAACGCTTCGCGCCTCTCAACAGCTGGCCGGACAACGTGAATTTGGACAAGGCACGCCGACTGCTTTGGCCAATCAAGCAGAAATATGGCAGGAAAATTTCCTGGGCCGATTTAATGATTCTCGCTGGGAATTGCGCTTTAGAGTCGATGGGGCTCAAGACGTTCGGTTTTGGTGGCGGACGTGTGGATGTTTGGGAACCGGAAGAGGATATTTATTGGGGAACTGAAGGTGAGTGGCTTGGAGACCAACGCTACTCTGGCGATCGGGATCTTGAAAATCCGCTCGCTGCCGTTCAGATGGGGCTGATCTATGTGAACCCGGAAGGGCCAAACGGCAATCCGGATCCGGTTGCTTCCGGACGTGATGTTCGCGATACCTTTGCACGTATGGCTATGAACGATGAGGAGACTGTCGCGCTTGTAGCAGGCGGTCACACTTTTGGCAAGTGCCACGGCGCTGGTCCTGCGACGCATGTAGGTCCTGAACCTGAGGCTGCCGGCATCGAGGAACAGGGCCTCGGCTGGAAGAACAGCTTTGGCGGCGGCAAGGGTGGTCATACCATCGGCAGCGGCATTGAAGGAGCCTGGAAGCCAAATCCTACGACTTGGGATATGGGTTATTTGAATGTGCTGTTTAAATATGAGTGGGAATTGGTCAAGAGTCCGGCTGGCGCACACCAGTGGTTGGCCAAAGACGTGGCTGAAGAGGACATGGTGGTTGACGCACACGATCCGTCGAAGAAGCATCGGCCGATGATGACTACGGCAGACCTCTCTCTTCGCTACGATCCAGTCTATGCACCAATCGCGCGGCGTTATCAGCAAAATCCCGACCAATTTGCCGATGCCTTCGCCCGTGCATGGTTCAAGCTGACTCACCGTGATATGGGGCCCCGCTCGCGTTATCTTGGCCCGGAGGTCCCTGCGGAAGAGCTCATTTGGCAAGATCCTATCCCCGCGGTTACATATGAATTGATTGACGAGCAGGATATTGCCGCTCTCAAAGGAAAAATACTTGCTTCAGGCTTATCTGTCTCTCAACTGGTTTCCACAGCTTGGGCATCGGCGTCGACGTTCCGGGGCTCCGACAAGCGTGGCGGGGCAAACGGGGCGCGTATCCGTCTTGCTCCACAGAAAGACTGGGCAGTTAACGAGCCAGATAAACTCAAGACTGTGCTGCAGACACTGGAGGAAATTCAGAACCAGTTTAATAGCGCGCAGTCTGGCGGGAAGAGGGTGTCTCTCGCAGACCTGATTGTTTTGGGCGGATGCGCAGGTATTGAGCAAGCCGCGAAGAACGCGGGCTATGAGATAACCGTTCCCTTTATTCCGGGACGTACGGATGCATCGCAGGAGCAAACCGAGGCAGGAACATTTACCGTACTTGAACCGGTTGCAGACGGGTTCCGTAATTACGTCAAAACAAAATACGCTGTACCGGTAGAGGAATTACTGCTTGATCGGGCGCAGCTTTTGACACTGACCGCTCCTGAACTGACCGTTCTTCTTGGTGGCCTGCGCGTTTTAAATACGAATTACGGACAGTCTCAACACGGCGTCTTCACAAAACGGACAGAAGCACTTACCACTGATTTCTTTGTGAACCTGCTTGATATGAACACCGCGTGGAAGGCGAGCGCAGACTCTGCCGACGTGTTCGAAGGGCGTGATCGCACAACAGGTGAGCTTAAGTGGACCGGCAGCCGTGTTGATCTTGTATTTGGTTCGAACTCCCAGCTCCGGGCTTTCGCAGAAGTCTATGGCTGCCAGGACTCTCAGGAGAAGTTCTTACATGACTTTGTAGCGGTGTGGAACAAGGTTATGAATCTTGACCGTTTCGACCTATAA
- the cheA_3 gene encoding chemotaxis protein CheA — protein MKPNYELLQEFIEEAKAHIGSVEAGLLRMGEDECDADCVNEMFRAVHSIKGTAGFFELTEIVELSHAIETLFGKLRDQEMNINPTMIDALLTVTDVLKELVLNPELSTGCDITPYVTIVKDFLPAGKRQETDEAGADFSAWDVWNQLTDLEMQEKQMAAALPAESFLPSPAVSQLLTEAAFSANGPAKPGEPTRPMEGKTRTASAGDTVRVSVALLDDLLNMVGEMVLRRNQLLRIAQNTGKDVFQLDVVAQGIDTLTTNLQEKVMKTRMQPVANVFNKFPRIVRELSRKLGKEVELEMAGLSVELDRSIIEALIDPITHLVRNALDHGIESPRIRVAGNKPPDGKLVLHAYHESGRVIIDVRDDGAGIDIEVIRAKVLQKGWISEKEAGLLSECDILNFIMRPGFSTAQEVTDLSGRGVGMDVVKTNIEKLGGKVELFTTMGAGTTFRLILPLTLAIISSFIVEVAGSAFALPQANVKELILIQPGEMSEKRIEFIHTCPVLRLRKRLLPLVRLADVLEIDDGTGDGSEERFAYFADKNRTFRILVIKSGHLHYGLAVDAVYDTEEILVKPVPAALKACGCYSGVTVLGDGRIAMIIDPESLRLEANLCQVEEAAKPAEVHPAEKSPLSEQQSLLLFKASGGEILGVDLAMVSRVEEIALTRIQKIGSRHYFIFRDQPIRVIRPEHYLPISRRKNNPSKVYIILPKFVRHPVGIIAEEICDAVSTNIELDITGVSSDGIIGTTVVDGTIVTLLNIHDLLKKAAPEYYTQKTVEERKGSRELSGERSKVKKAVILLAEDTPFFSRTIKSYLENEDYTVIAVENGCDALEVLSRQTVDVVISDIEMPHMNGLELVRAIRSSETLRHLPVIALTSLSSDADKERGLRAGFDLYEVKLDRARLLESVDQVLRH, from the coding sequence ATGAAGCCCAATTATGAATTGTTGCAGGAATTTATTGAAGAGGCAAAAGCTCATATCGGTTCGGTGGAAGCAGGTTTGCTGCGTATGGGAGAAGACGAGTGTGACGCCGACTGTGTCAATGAAATGTTCCGAGCCGTTCATAGCATAAAAGGCACAGCCGGCTTTTTCGAACTGACTGAAATTGTTGAGCTGTCTCATGCGATAGAAACTCTTTTTGGCAAGCTGCGGGATCAGGAAATGAATATAAATCCGACGATGATCGATGCGCTGCTGACGGTGACGGACGTGTTAAAGGAGCTTGTTTTAAACCCTGAGCTGTCAACGGGGTGCGATATTACACCTTATGTGACGATCGTTAAAGACTTTTTACCGGCAGGAAAAAGGCAGGAGACAGATGAGGCTGGGGCAGATTTTTCGGCCTGGGATGTATGGAACCAACTCACGGACCTGGAAATGCAAGAGAAACAGATGGCAGCAGCGCTGCCGGCAGAAAGCTTCCTCCCGTCACCGGCTGTTAGTCAGCTGTTGACTGAGGCTGCTTTTTCCGCAAATGGCCCCGCCAAACCAGGTGAACCGACTCGGCCGATGGAAGGCAAGACAAGAACGGCGTCAGCGGGAGATACTGTCCGGGTGAGTGTCGCGCTGTTGGATGATCTGCTTAATATGGTGGGCGAAATGGTTCTCAGACGAAATCAACTACTGCGGATTGCGCAAAACACGGGTAAAGATGTGTTCCAGCTTGATGTCGTTGCCCAGGGCATAGATACGTTGACGACGAACTTGCAGGAAAAAGTCATGAAGACCAGGATGCAGCCTGTCGCCAATGTATTCAATAAATTTCCGCGTATTGTGAGGGAATTGTCGCGCAAACTGGGGAAAGAGGTAGAACTGGAGATGGCCGGTCTTAGTGTCGAGCTTGACCGCTCCATTATTGAGGCACTGATCGATCCGATTACTCATCTGGTGCGAAATGCGCTCGACCACGGCATTGAGTCTCCGCGGATCAGAGTCGCTGGCAACAAGCCCCCGGACGGAAAATTGGTATTGCACGCCTACCATGAAAGCGGGCGGGTAATCATTGATGTAAGGGACGATGGTGCCGGAATTGATATCGAGGTGATCAGAGCCAAGGTTTTGCAAAAAGGCTGGATTAGCGAGAAAGAAGCGGGACTGCTAAGTGAGTGCGATATCCTAAACTTCATTATGCGGCCGGGTTTTTCAACGGCGCAGGAAGTTACCGATCTTTCCGGCCGTGGTGTTGGTATGGATGTGGTAAAAACCAATATCGAGAAGCTTGGGGGCAAGGTGGAGCTTTTTACGACAATGGGAGCGGGAACTACCTTCCGGCTGATATTGCCGTTGACGCTGGCGATTATTTCCTCGTTTATTGTTGAGGTGGCTGGCAGCGCTTTTGCCTTGCCTCAGGCCAACGTGAAGGAACTGATTCTCATTCAGCCTGGTGAGATGAGTGAAAAAAGGATTGAGTTTATCCATACTTGTCCGGTTTTACGACTCCGCAAACGGTTGCTGCCGCTTGTTCGGCTGGCTGATGTTCTGGAAATTGATGACGGAACGGGCGATGGAAGCGAGGAGCGTTTCGCCTATTTTGCCGATAAGAACCGGACCTTCCGCATTCTGGTGATTAAGAGCGGTCATTTGCACTATGGTCTTGCGGTTGATGCAGTATACGATACGGAAGAAATCCTAGTGAAGCCCGTGCCTGCGGCGCTAAAGGCCTGCGGCTGTTATTCCGGGGTGACTGTCTTGGGTGACGGACGGATTGCCATGATCATCGACCCGGAAAGCCTTCGGCTGGAGGCCAACCTTTGTCAGGTAGAAGAAGCCGCCAAGCCGGCGGAAGTGCATCCGGCAGAAAAGAGTCCGCTCTCAGAGCAGCAGTCTTTATTGCTGTTCAAGGCTTCGGGCGGTGAAATACTGGGCGTTGATCTGGCCATGGTATCGCGGGTGGAGGAGATTGCCTTAACCCGTATTCAAAAAATTGGTTCCCGGCATTACTTCATTTTCCGTGATCAGCCGATTCGGGTGATTCGACCTGAGCATTATCTGCCGATTTCCAGACGAAAAAATAATCCCTCTAAGGTTTATATCATTTTACCTAAGTTTGTACGGCATCCTGTGGGTATTATCGCCGAAGAAATTTGTGATGCCGTTTCAACTAATATTGAACTAGATATCACCGGCGTTAGCAGCGACGGTATCATCGGAACCACCGTGGTTGATGGGACAATCGTTACGCTACTGAATATTCATGACCTCCTGAAAAAGGCGGCGCCGGAGTATTATACGCAAAAAACTGTTGAGGAAAGAAAGGGTTCCCGAGAGCTTTCCGGCGAAAGATCGAAGGTGAAAAAAGCCGTGATCCTTTTGGCTGAAGATACGCCGTTTTTTTCCAGGACAATTAAAAGCTATCTTGAAAATGAAGATTATACGGTGATCGCCGTCGAGAATGGCTGCGATGCGCTTGAGGTGTTATCACGGCAGACCGTGGATGTTGTGATTAGTGACATTGAGATGCCGCACATGAACGGGTTGGAATTAGTGAGAGCCATTCGGTCCAGCGAGACGTTGAGGCACTTGCCTGTGATCGCATTAACTTCGCTGAGCAGCGATGCTGATAAAGAAAGAGGCCTAAGGGCCGGGTTCGACCTTTATGAAGTAAAACTGGACAGGGCTCGGCTGCTGGAAAGCGTTGATCAGGTATTGCGGCACTAA